The genome window ATCCTTCTGTAGAAGATATTCACATGGCTGTTGAAAATTATGTAACTTCTAAAATAGGAGAAGTTGCAGGGTTTATGCATACCGGAAAATCAAGGAATGATCAGGTGGCAACGGATCTTAGATTAGCTATGAAGGAAGAAATTAAAGTAATATGTAATTCTATACTTCTTTTTATTGAAGAAATCATTAACATGGCTGATGAACATAAAGAAACTATTTTTGTGGGGTATACTCATCTTCAGCATGCTCAGCCTACTACATTTGCTCATCACTTACTTGCATATGCAAATGCTCTTAAAAGAGACTACGGGCGTTTGATAGATGCATATAAAAGGGCGGATATGAATCCTCTTGGTTCTGCAGCTTTGACAACTACAAGTTTCCCTATTGACCGTGAAATGACAACTGAACTTCTTGGATTTAGTAAAGTTATGGAAAATTCTATAGATGGTGTAAGTTCAAGAGATTTTATAGCAGAAATAGTATTTTCTCTTACTATGCTTGCTTCAACCATGAGTAAAATTTGTGAAGAACTCATAATATGGAGCACATTTGAATTTGGAGTGGTTAAGATAGCTTATGAATATTCTTCAACTTCATCGATTATGCCTCAAAAAAAGAATCCGGATATTGCAGAGCTTGTAAGGGCAAAAAGTGCAATTCTTACTGGGGAATTAATGACTATACTAACTATTTTAAAAGCATTACCTTACAGTTACAATAAAGATTTACAGGAAATAACCCCTCATCTTTGGAATTCTGTGGATAATGCTAAATCAATGCTCAGTATCATGCATGGGATGTTATCAACAATTGAAGTTAACAAGGAACGTGCAGATGAGCTTGCAAAATCCAATTTTGCCACTGTAACTGAGTTAGCAGATATACTGGTTCGTGAAAAAAACATGCCTTTCAGGACTGCACATCAAATAGTTGGAAGGATGGTTACGGAAGCTTTAGATAACAACGTGTCTATTGATGATATTGATTCAAAGTTTTTAGATAACGTTGCAATTGATCTGTTCAATAAACCCCTTGAACTTGATGATGATATCATAAAAAAAGCATTAGATCCAATGGAAAACATTAAGGCAAGAACGGTAATTGGAGGATCTTCTCCAGAAGCAACTGGAGATACTATTCTAAAATTAAGACAGTTTGTTAATTCCAGTAAAAAATAGTAATTTAATTTAAAAAAATTAATAAGTACATCCCATTAGGGATGTTTTAGAGAATTATTTGATTTTAATACTGAAGCTTTCTTCTTTTTCCTGTTTAGGTACTTCAACGGTTAAAACACCGTTTTCAAAAGTAGCTTCAGCTTCTTCAGCCATCACTTTTTTAGGGAACCTTACAGTTCTCCTTAAAACACCTTTTTTTCTGTCATGGAGAGTTATGTAACTTCCTTTCTGGACTTCCATCTCAAAGTCAAAGTCTGCTTTGACCTTTAACTTGTTTTCTGTAACTCTCAGGTCTATATCTTCTTTTTTAATTCCAGGTAAGTCAACATGGACGATAATGTCCTCGTCGGTTTCAATTATGTCTTTTCCTGGAACAAAGGTGTAATCTACAACTGATTTTTCCAGATCCTGTCTGATTGTATCAATTGTTCTTGAAGTGTCTTCAAGCATTCTCTCAATTAAACCTTTCCTATCTAAAATAGTTTTTCTATATTTTCTTCTATGTTTCATTTTTCCAGCCTCATTTTTTGAGTCATCTAATATTATTCAAATAAAATATATATATAATTTCTGGTAGAACCTGGATTATACTAAAAATAGGTTTAAATTATTAAAAACCGTACAATTTTTGATTTTATTGTTTTATTTCTTGATTGATTACTTATAAAAATAGTTTAAATTAACTAGATAAGGCTGTTTTTCTATTTAAAGCAAATTGATAATATTTATATATTATATATTATCAAATATATAGTCATGAAAGGCAATGCAACACCTCAATTAATTGGAATAATTGCAATACTGGTTGGTATTCTTATTATTATATATCCGCAGCTTGTAGCGTATATAGTAGGAATTATACTAATAGCATATGGGATATTAGAAGTCATAAAATAGCAAAATAACTTCATTTCTACCGATCTTTTATTCTATTTAAAATAAGTTAAAGTCCTTTATATTTAATTTAAGATAAAGGCATGGCATGATTTAAAGATTATAGGGACTTCATTATCATTTCAAGAGCTTCACCAGGCTCTAATATGCCTGCCCGTGTTTCTCTAAGCACCCTTTGAATGGAATATTTACGCATATGAGGATATTTTTTGTGCACCTCGTTAATTAAGGGGCATCCGTATCCTCCTTTCTTTAAAACACCATATTTAGAAGTTAAGTTTTTAATTTCTCCCTTTGTAGCAGATAGCATAGCAGGCAAGTTTATTTTTAAAACATCGTCTTCGATAACAATGGATTGGGATCCTGTTGATAGAAGATCACCATAAATTAAGAAAGGAATATTATTTTCTTTTGTATACTCTAAGACGGCTTTTTTAATTACTTTAGAGCATCTTCCGCATGGATGATATCTGCCTTCAAGTGATTCTCGAATTATTTCATCCATATCAACTTCTATGTATTCGTGTTTTACATGAAGCTCCCGGGAAAGGTTTTCCACATTATTTTGAAAATATCGGGGAAGAATTATACTGCCGGGATTTACTGTAACTGCAACAGGATTAAAACCTAAAAATTTAGCAATTATCAGCGAAAAACTGCTGTCAACACCCCCTGAAAGTGCAACAACTGCCTGATTGGATTCAGACTCTTCAAGATCTTCTTTTAAAAATATGTCAAAATGGTGAATATTTTGAATTCTAAGCTTCAGGAGTTTGCATAAATTATGGAGGGATTTAGAATCCTTAAATTCAGGGATGTTCAATATTTCTTTTAATTTATCTAATGTTAGTTTCATTTTATATTCCTTGAGTAAAATATCGGGATAGGATTCTACATGAACAGAGTTTAAATTAAGCTCTTCTTTTAACCTTCCTACAACCCATCCTCCCTTTCCAATTACTATTGATTTTTCAGGCCTGTCTGATGTTATTATCAGTAATTTCCTATTTTTTTCATCAAAATTTATCTCCTGGATGTCGGGTTTCACATTTTCATGCCCGATTTCTTTCCGTATCCGGCATATTTCATCGATTACTCTGTTTTTTGATAGTTTCAATTCTGTTCACCATAGGAATAACTAAATTTATTTTTTGCAAACATCTATTAAAAATAACTCCTAATGTAAATCC of Methanobacterium sp. contains these proteins:
- the argH gene encoding argininosuccinate lyase, giving the protein MNLRSGRLKGKMSREAASFNSSLESDKRIFDADIKLNTAHTTMLAKQGIISNEIAEEILKALSELREEGIEALDLDPSVEDIHMAVENYVTSKIGEVAGFMHTGKSRNDQVATDLRLAMKEEIKVICNSILLFIEEIINMADEHKETIFVGYTHLQHAQPTTFAHHLLAYANALKRDYGRLIDAYKRADMNPLGSAALTTTSFPIDREMTTELLGFSKVMENSIDGVSSRDFIAEIVFSLTMLASTMSKICEELIIWSTFEFGVVKIAYEYSSTSSIMPQKKNPDIAELVRAKSAILTGELMTILTILKALPYSYNKDLQEITPHLWNSVDNAKSMLSIMHGMLSTIEVNKERADELAKSNFATVTELADILVREKNMPFRTAHQIVGRMVTEALDNNVSIDDIDSKFLDNVAIDLFNKPLELDDDIIKKALDPMENIKARTVIGGSSPEATGDTILKLRQFVNSSKK
- a CDS encoding Hsp20/alpha crystallin family protein yields the protein MKHRRKYRKTILDRKGLIERMLEDTSRTIDTIRQDLEKSVVDYTFVPGKDIIETDEDIIVHVDLPGIKKEDIDLRVTENKLKVKADFDFEMEVQKGSYITLHDRKKGVLRRTVRFPKKVMAEEAEATFENGVLTVEVPKQEKEESFSIKIK
- a CDS encoding DUF3096 domain-containing protein produces the protein MKGNATPQLIGIIAILVGILIIIYPQLVAYIVGIILIAYGILEVIK
- a CDS encoding ATPase, whose translation is MKLSKNRVIDEICRIRKEIGHENVKPDIQEINFDEKNRKLLIITSDRPEKSIVIGKGGWVVGRLKEELNLNSVHVESYPDILLKEYKMKLTLDKLKEILNIPEFKDSKSLHNLCKLLKLRIQNIHHFDIFLKEDLEESESNQAVVALSGGVDSSFSLIIAKFLGFNPVAVTVNPGSIILPRYFQNNVENLSRELHVKHEYIEVDMDEIIRESLEGRYHPCGRCSKVIKKAVLEYTKENNIPFLIYGDLLSTGSQSIVIEDDVLKINLPAMLSATKGEIKNLTSKYGVLKKGGYGCPLINEVHKKYPHMRKYSIQRVLRETRAGILEPGEALEMIMKSL